A window from Leifsonia shinshuensis encodes these proteins:
- the rsmA gene encoding 16S rRNA (adenine(1518)-N(6)/adenine(1519)-N(6))-dimethyltransferase RsmA — protein sequence MSELRLLGPAEIRDLAELLDVTPTKKLGQNFVIDANTVRRIVRVAEVQPGDRVVEIGPGLGSLTLGLLEADADVVAVEIDGRLAEQLPKTVQQLAPDAADRLTVVHRDALQITELPADPVRLVANLPYNVSVPVLLHFLEHFPSLRSGVVMVQAEVGHRIAAAPGSKVYGAPSVKAAWYGAWRTAGAVSRQVFWPVPNVDSVLVAFERHDEQPGDEALRLRTFALVDAAFQQRRKTLRQALAPVFGDPTSAATALQAAGLDPSLRGEQLALADFARLASVPVSPDAA from the coding sequence GTGAGCGAGCTGCGGCTGCTCGGCCCGGCCGAGATCCGCGACCTCGCCGAACTGCTCGACGTCACCCCCACCAAGAAGCTCGGCCAGAACTTCGTCATCGACGCGAACACCGTGCGCCGCATCGTCCGCGTCGCCGAGGTGCAGCCGGGCGACCGGGTCGTCGAGATCGGCCCCGGCCTCGGCTCCCTCACCCTCGGCCTGCTCGAAGCGGACGCCGACGTGGTGGCCGTGGAGATCGACGGCCGGCTGGCCGAGCAGCTCCCGAAGACCGTGCAGCAGCTCGCCCCGGACGCCGCGGACCGCCTGACCGTCGTGCACCGCGACGCCCTGCAGATCACCGAGCTGCCGGCCGACCCCGTGCGTCTGGTCGCGAACCTCCCGTACAACGTGTCCGTCCCCGTGCTGCTGCACTTCCTCGAGCACTTCCCGAGCTTGCGGTCGGGCGTCGTGATGGTCCAGGCCGAGGTCGGCCACCGCATCGCGGCGGCGCCCGGCTCCAAGGTCTACGGCGCACCGAGCGTGAAGGCCGCCTGGTACGGCGCGTGGCGCACCGCGGGCGCGGTCAGCCGGCAGGTGTTCTGGCCGGTCCCGAACGTCGACTCGGTGCTCGTGGCCTTCGAACGGCACGACGAGCAGCCGGGCGACGAAGCGTTGCGCCTGCGCACGTTCGCCCTCGTGGACGCCGCCTTCCAGCAGCGCAGGAAGACCCTCCGCCAAGCGCTGGCGCCCGTCTTCGGCGACCCGACCTCGGCGGCCACGGCCCTGCAGGCGGCGGGCCTCGACCCGAGCCTCCGGGGCGAGCAGCTCGCCCTCGCGGACTTCGCACGCCTCGCATCCGTCCCTGTCTCGCCGGACGCCGCGTAA